GGATATCGGCGGTGCGCTCGCGTAATGGACGCCAGGCCAGGGGGAAAACCGACAGTCGGTAATAAAGGTCTTCACGAAAGCGCCCCGCCGCCACTTCGCCGGCCAGGTCGCGGTTGGTCGTTGCCACCACGCGAATGTCCAGGCTGATGGGCTTGCGCGCGCCGACCCGCTCCACTTCCCGTTCCTGCAATACACGCAGCAACTTGGCCTGCAGGCCCAGCGGCATTTCGGAAATCTCATCGAGGAGGATCGTCCCGCCGTCGGCCTGCTCGAACTTGCCGGGCTGGGCCGCGATAGCGCCAGTAAACGAGCCCTTTTCATGCCCGAACAATGTTGCCTCGAGCATGTTGTCGGGAATCGCCGCACAATTGATGGCGATGAACGGTTCGCTGGCGCGCCGGGATTGCTGGTGGATATAGCGAGCCAACACTTCCTTGCCCGTGCCGGACTCGCCGGAAATCAACACCGTCGAATCGCTGCGGGCTACCCGCGCGGCCAATTCCAGCAATTGCGCGCTGGCCGGCTCAAGCGCCACCGGCCCCTCACCCTCGACAGCGAGGCTGCCCAAGGCATGCCGCGCGACCAGATCCAGGAGCGCCTTGGGCTCGAACGGCTTGACCAGATAATCCGCGGCGCCCTGGCGCATGGCATCCACCGCACGCTCGACGGCGCCGTGGGCGGTCATCAGCAAGACGGGCAATTGCGGCTGGCGCGCCCGCAGCAAACCAAGCAACTGATGGCCGTCCATGCCCGGCATGTTGACGTCGCTGACCACCAGGCTGAACGGTTCACGGGCCACGGCGAGCAAAGCGTCTTCTGCCGAACCGACGGCTGCATAATCATGCCCGGCCAACAACAGCGTATCGGCCAGCGCTTCGCGCAGGGCGCGGTCGTCCTCGACCAGCAGAACCTTGATCGCCATAACCCTCACTCCACCCCTGGCGTACTGGAAAACAGCGGCAAGAGCACCAGCGCGCATGTGCCGCGCCCCGGCCGCGAGCGCAACTGCAATTCTCCCTGATGGGCACGGACCACCGCCTTGACCACGGTCAGGCCGAGGCCCGTCCCGGTGGTCTTGGTGGTAAAGAATGGCTCGCCCAGACGCGTCAACACGGCCGACTCGATACCGCTGCCGCTGTCACTGACGCACAGGCGCAAGGTGTTGTCGCGCGTGTACAGATGGACCTTGAGCCGCACCTCGCCATCGCTGGCCTGGATCGCATTTTCAATAAGATTCAACACCGCCCCCACCAGCGTGTCGCGGTTGCACAGCACCTCGCCGACATGGCTGTCGCACTGCCAGCGGATCGGCAAGCCCTGCACGTGAGTCAGCGCCGCAGCCTGCAAGGATTGCAGCAGCGCCTTGGGCGTTACACGGTCGGTCAGGGGCAGCTCGCCACGGGCGAACACCAGCATGTCGCGCACCTGGTGTTCGAGTTCGTGGAGGCGCTCTTTCAGGCGACCGGCAAAGCGTTGCTGGGTCTCCATCGGCAATTGCTGCTCGGTCAAATGACTGGCGTACAGCAACGCAGCGGACAGCGGGGTACGGATCTGGTGAGCCAGCGACGCTACCATCCGCCCAAGGGAGGACAAGCGTTCGTGGCGGGCCAGTTGATCTTGCAGGTGACGGGTTTCAGTCAGGTCGTTGAGCAGCACCAGCTGACCGGGCTCGGCGTCCAGCGACCGAGTCGAGATGGACAGGCGACGGCCGTCCTTGAGGGAGACTTCGTGACCGTCATCCTCACGCGGGGCGAAGCAACGGGCGATGACGTGTCGCCACAACTCGCCTTCCAGCGGCAAACCCAGCAGCTCGCAGGCCGCCGGGTTGGCTTCGCGAACGAAGCCGTGGGCATCGATGACAATGACGCCGCCAGGCAAGAGGTCGAGGAGGTTTTGCAGTCGATTGGCCAGGCGTTCTTTTTCCGCCAGCTCCTGCATGCGCTGGGCGCTGACCACCGCCAGCTCACCCTTGAGCTCGGTGACCCGGGCCTCAAGCAGGCTGTAGGAGTCGGTCAGCTGGCTGGACATCTGGTTAAACAGCGAAAACGCCTGCTCAAGTCCAAGACGACTAGCCTG
The Pseudomonas marvdashtae genome window above contains:
- the fleR gene encoding sigma-54-dependent response regulator transcription factor FleR; amino-acid sequence: MAIKVLLVEDDRALREALADTLLLAGHDYAAVGSAEDALLAVAREPFSLVVSDVNMPGMDGHQLLGLLRARQPQLPVLLMTAHGAVERAVDAMRQGAADYLVKPFEPKALLDLVARHALGSLAVEGEGPVALEPASAQLLELAARVARSDSTVLISGESGTGKEVLARYIHQQSRRASEPFIAINCAAIPDNMLEATLFGHEKGSFTGAIAAQPGKFEQADGGTILLDEISEMPLGLQAKLLRVLQEREVERVGARKPISLDIRVVATTNRDLAGEVAAGRFREDLYYRLSVFPLAWRPLRERTADILPLAERLLAKHVNKMKHATARLSAEAQACLIAYPWPGNVRELDNAIQRALILQQGGLIQPEDFCLAGPVACAPLPALKPVPTQVQPVEVTGESAGALEDDLRRREFQMIIDTLRAERGRRKEAAERLGISPRTLRYKLAQMRDAGMDVEAYLFAS
- a CDS encoding sensor histidine kinase, with translation MTQAALMSPVPESGHMPSAEQASRLGLEQAFSLFNQMSSQLTDSYSLLEARVTELKGELAVVSAQRMQELAEKERLANRLQNLLDLLPGGVIVIDAHGFVREANPAACELLGLPLEGELWRHVIARCFAPREDDGHEVSLKDGRRLSISTRSLDAEPGQLVLLNDLTETRHLQDQLARHERLSSLGRMVASLAHQIRTPLSAALLYASHLTEQQLPMETQQRFAGRLKERLHELEHQVRDMLVFARGELPLTDRVTPKALLQSLQAAALTHVQGLPIRWQCDSHVGEVLCNRDTLVGAVLNLIENAIQASDGEVRLKVHLYTRDNTLRLCVSDSGSGIESAVLTRLGEPFFTTKTTGTGLGLTVVKAVVRAHQGELQLRSRPGRGTCALVLLPLFSSTPGVE